In Actinomycetota bacterium, the DNA window GTCGGTACGCCTATGACAGGACACATCGAAATAGAGCTGATAATCCCGGGCAGGGCGCCTTCCATGCCGGCAACTGCAATTATTACCTTGGCTTCAAGGATGTCTTTTTTATAATTCAGAAGTCTGTGCAGTCCTGCAACTCCGACATCATATATTTTCCTTACATTATTTTCCATCAGATAAGCGCTAAGACAGGCCTCTTCTGCAACCGGAATGTCTGACGTGCCCGCACAAACAACTGCTATACCTTCTTTTAATTTACTGTCATGGTCTGATGGCACCATAAAAATACATTGCGATAATTCATCGTAATTAAGCTTCGGGAATTCTTTCTGCAAATCAATATAGCATTCCCTGCTTGTTTTTGTTATTAAAAGCCTGTCCGAATATTTAAGTATGCTTTTTGCAATCTCCACTGTCTGCTGCTTTGACTTGTTGGCACCGAAAATAACTTCCGAAAAACCTCTCCTCAGGTTGCGATGGTGGTCAACTTTGGCGTAGCCTATATCCTCAAAATACATCTCACTGATTTTTTTTGTTAGTTCTTCTTTGTTTATCTTTTCATCTAGAAAATTATCAAGCAGTCCATCTAAAATTTTTCCAATTTCATTTTCCATAACAAGATA includes these proteins:
- the larB gene encoding nickel pincer cofactor biosynthesis protein LarB, whose translation is MENEIGKILDGLLDNFLDEKINKEELTKKISEMYFEDIGYAKVDHHRNLRRGFSEVIFGANKSKQQTVEIAKSILKYSDRLLITKTSRECYIDLQKEFPKLNYDELSQCIFMVPSDHDSKLKEGIAVVCAGTSDIPVAEEACLSAYLMENNVRKIYDVGVAGLHRLLNYKKDILEAKVIIAVAGMEGALPGIISSISMCPVIGVPT